From the genome of Vicia villosa cultivar HV-30 ecotype Madison, WI linkage group LG2, Vvil1.0, whole genome shotgun sequence, one region includes:
- the LOC131646779 gene encoding phenylcoumaran benzylic ether reductase Betv6-like: MAQKSKILVLGGTGYIGKFIVEASAKAGHPTFALVRETTVSHPEKSKLIESFKSSGVTLVYGDLADHESLVKAIKQVDVVISALGGAQINDQVKLIAAIKEAGNIKRFFPSEFGIDVDRHHAVEPVTSFFDQKVKIRRAVEAAGIPYTYVVSNAFAGYFLPTLAQQNVTAIPRDKVIILGDGNVAGVYVKEEDIATFTIKTVDDPRTLNKNVYFRPRGNVVTFNELVSIWENKIKSTLEKIYVPEDQILKNIQESPFPANLMLALGHSKLVKGDCTNFEIESSFGVEVTELYPEVKYTTVDEYLNAFV, from the exons ATGGCACAGAAGAGCAAAATCCTAGTCCTAGGAGGAACAGGTTACATAGGAAAATTCATAGTTGAAGCAAGTGCAAAAGCAGGACACCCCACTTTTGCTTTAGTTAGAGAGACCACAGTTTCTCATCCTGAAAAATCAAAGCTCATTGAGAGCTTCAAAAGCTCTGGAGTTACTTTGGTCTAT GGTGATCTAGCTGATCATGAAAGTCTTGTTAAGGCAATTAAGCAAGTTGATGTTGTTATTTCTGCACTTGGTGGAGCACAAATAAATGATCAAGTTAAGCTCATAGCAGCCATAAAAGAAGCAGGAAACATCAAG AGGTTTTTCCCATCTGAATTTGGGATCGACGTTGATCGTCACCACGCCGTTGAGCCTGTAACTAGCTTCTTTGACCAAAAGGTGAAAATCCGAAGAGCCGTTGAAGCAGCCGGAATTCCTTACACTTATGTCGTTTCGAACGCCTTCGCCGGATACTTCCTCCCAACATTAGCACAACAAAATGTCACCGCTATTCCCAGAGACAAAGTGATCATTCTTGGGGACGGAAACGTCGCAG GAGTGTATGTGAAAGAGGAAGACATTGCAACTTTTACCATTAAAACAGTGGATGATCCAAGAACTTTGAACAAAAATGTATACTTTAGACCTCGCGGTAACGTTGTGACTTTCAACGAACTTGTCTCCATATGGGAGAATAAGATTAAGAGTACCCTTGAGAAAATCTATGTTCCAGAAGATCAAATTCTTAAGAATATTCAAG AATCTCCTTTTCCTGCAAATTTGATGTTGGCTTTAGGTCATTCGAAGCTAGTAAAGGGTGATTGTACAAATTTTGAGATTGAATCTTCTTTTGGAGTGGAAGTTACTGAGCTTTATCCTGAGGTGAAATATACTACTGTCGACGAGTATTTGAATGCATTTGTTTGA